A single Mangrovimonas sp. YM274 DNA region contains:
- a CDS encoding NAD(P)/FAD-dependent oxidoreductase yields MVKDIQLRVTLEEERQSDILLLKAAQFLDIPADDISGIKVLRKSIDARKRLIILNYKIAVYIKEPVPETSEYHFDYKDVSNAKPIHIIGFGPAGMYAALRCIELGFKPVVLERGKNVKDRRRDLRAINQEHFVNEDSNYCFGEGGAGTYSDGKLYTRSLKRGDVRRIFENLVYHGATDQILVDAHPHIGTNKLPKVVTNIRETILKYGGEVHFETRVSDFTIKDGTITAIHTQLGEEIPVNRVILATGHSARDIFYLLNDKNIGLKAKSFAMGVRVEHPQHIIDSIQYHCSGQRDELLPAAAYSLVQQVNNRGVYSFCMCPGGFIVPAATANGEVVVNGMSPSKRNNEFANSGIVVEINADTDLHKYEKHGVFKALEYQKDLERLAFTAGGRTQTAPAQRLTDFVEGNLSTDLNPTSYQPGLKSAPLHSLLPKLIGGSLRKGFKAFGEKMKGYYTSEANVIGVESRTSSPVNIPRNEQLAHPQISNLYPCGEGGGYAGGIISAAMDGERCAEAATENL; encoded by the coding sequence ATGGTAAAAGACATACAGCTGCGTGTAACTCTGGAAGAGGAAAGGCAAAGCGATATTCTGCTTCTTAAAGCAGCTCAATTTTTGGATATTCCTGCAGATGACATTTCAGGAATTAAAGTGTTGCGCAAATCTATTGATGCCCGCAAACGCCTGATCATTCTTAATTACAAAATAGCCGTATACATTAAGGAACCTGTTCCTGAAACTTCAGAATACCATTTTGATTACAAAGATGTTTCCAATGCCAAACCCATACATATTATTGGGTTTGGACCCGCAGGAATGTATGCTGCTTTGCGTTGTATTGAATTAGGATTTAAACCTGTAGTTCTTGAAAGAGGTAAAAATGTAAAAGACAGACGCCGCGACCTTAGAGCCATCAACCAAGAGCATTTTGTGAATGAAGATTCCAACTATTGTTTTGGAGAAGGTGGAGCAGGAACTTATAGTGATGGGAAACTTTACACCCGAAGTTTGAAACGCGGTGATGTTCGCAGAATTTTTGAAAATTTAGTGTATCATGGTGCCACAGACCAAATTCTTGTAGATGCCCATCCCCATATTGGGACCAATAAATTACCAAAGGTGGTTACCAACATTCGTGAAACCATATTGAAATACGGAGGAGAGGTCCATTTTGAAACCCGTGTTTCTGATTTCACAATTAAGGATGGCACCATCACGGCCATCCACACACAACTAGGAGAAGAGATTCCTGTGAATCGCGTAATTCTTGCTACGGGACACTCTGCAAGAGACATCTTCTATTTATTGAACGACAAAAACATTGGGTTAAAAGCAAAATCTTTTGCAATGGGCGTTCGTGTGGAACACCCTCAGCATATAATCGATTCTATACAATATCACTGTTCTGGGCAACGTGATGAACTTTTACCCGCTGCAGCCTATAGTTTGGTGCAGCAGGTAAATAATCGCGGTGTTTATTCATTTTGTATGTGCCCAGGTGGATTTATTGTGCCTGCCGCAACCGCTAATGGAGAAGTGGTGGTAAACGGAATGTCGCCCTCAAAACGCAACAATGAATTTGCAAATTCAGGGATTGTTGTTGAAATAAATGCAGACACCGATTTGCACAAATATGAAAAACACGGGGTATTCAAAGCCTTGGAATATCAAAAAGATTTGGAGCGATTGGCCTTTACTGCTGGAGGCAGAACCCAAACCGCTCCCGCACAGCGTCTCACCGATTTTGTGGAAGGCAATTTATCAACCGATCTCAATCCAACCTCTTACCAACCAGGATTAAAATCGGCGCCATTGCATTCATTACTACCAAAACTTATTGGTGGTTCGTTGAGAAAAGGATTTAAAGCCTTCGGAGAAAAAATGAAAGGTTATTATACCTCCGAAGCCAATGTTATAGGTGTGGAATCTAGAACTTCTTCACCTGTGAATATCCCTAGAAACGAACAACTTGCACACCCTCAAATATCCAATCTTTACCCGTGTGGTGAAGGTGGTGGTTATGCCGGTGGCATTATTTCCGCAGCCATGGATGGCGAACGCTGTGCAGAAGCTGCTACAGAGAATTTATAA
- a CDS encoding thymidylate synthase — protein MKQYHDLVKHVLEHGNEKSDRTGTGTKSVFGYQMRFDLSEGFPMVTTKKLHLKSIIHELLWFLKGDTNIDYLTENGVRIWNEWADENGDLGPVYGHQWRNWNSDDIDQIKDVIQTLKTNPDSRRMLVSAWNPSVLPDTSKSFSENVANGKAALPPCHAFFQFYVANGKLSCQLYQRSADIFLGVPFNIASYALLTMMMAQVCGYEAGDFIHTFGDAHIYSNHYEQLELQLSREPRPLPTMVLNPEIKDIFDFTFEDFTLVGYDPHPHIKGAVAV, from the coding sequence ATGAAACAATATCACGACCTCGTTAAGCATGTTTTGGAGCATGGCAATGAAAAATCGGACCGCACAGGTACAGGAACCAAAAGTGTATTTGGATACCAAATGCGATTTGATTTAAGCGAAGGCTTCCCGATGGTAACCACCAAAAAATTACATTTAAAATCCATTATCCATGAATTGCTTTGGTTTTTAAAAGGGGATACCAACATCGATTACCTTACTGAAAACGGCGTTAGAATTTGGAATGAATGGGCTGATGAAAATGGTGATTTAGGCCCCGTTTACGGACATCAGTGGCGCAATTGGAATAGTGATGACATTGACCAAATAAAAGATGTCATCCAAACTTTAAAAACCAATCCCGATAGTCGCCGCATGTTGGTTTCCGCATGGAATCCTTCGGTACTTCCTGATACTTCGAAAAGTTTTAGTGAGAATGTTGCCAATGGAAAAGCTGCGCTTCCTCCTTGTCATGCCTTCTTTCAATTTTATGTGGCCAATGGTAAACTTTCCTGCCAACTCTACCAGCGTAGTGCCGATATCTTTTTAGGAGTGCCATTCAACATTGCCTCGTATGCCCTATTGACTATGATGATGGCTCAGGTTTGCGGTTATGAAGCGGGTGATTTCATCCATACGTTTGGAGATGCCCATATTTACAGCAACCACTACGAGCAATTGGAACTCCAATTATCCAGAGAACCAAGACCTTTACCTACAATGGTTTTAAACCCTGAAATTAAGGATATTTTTGATTTCACTTTTGAAGACTTTACATTGGTTGGTTACGATCCTCACCCTCACATTAAGGGAGCAGTGGCCGTATAA
- a CDS encoding dihydrofolate reductase has translation MFGKKKPTPQIDKEQLEMLEYAQKRIKQKKRLYSHFVVFLIGAVFLILANLAMGIGKDVKPFGVNWFVYPIVIWLFFLLYHTFNVFVTHRFMGKDWEQNQLNKLVAKQKAKIEELKKTLPEPTVTAAKPTKNNELTIIVAAAENNVIGKDNDLIWHLSDDLKRFKNLTNGHHIIMGRKTFESFPKPLPNRTHIVITTQQNYKVPSGVVLVHSLEDAIDASKSDPQPYIIGGGEIYKQAMAIADKIELTRVHESFEGDTYFPEIDPLQWKEVANEFHQKDDKHDYSFSFLTYERA, from the coding sequence ATGTTCGGAAAGAAGAAACCAACGCCGCAAATAGATAAAGAACAATTGGAAATGCTTGAATACGCCCAAAAGCGTATCAAACAAAAAAAACGTTTATACTCCCATTTTGTAGTTTTCTTAATTGGCGCTGTGTTTCTTATACTAGCCAACCTTGCCATGGGCATTGGCAAAGATGTCAAACCTTTTGGAGTAAATTGGTTTGTCTATCCTATCGTTATTTGGTTGTTCTTTTTGCTCTACCATACCTTTAATGTGTTTGTAACACACAGATTTATGGGCAAAGATTGGGAACAAAACCAATTAAATAAGTTAGTTGCCAAACAAAAAGCAAAAATTGAAGAGCTTAAAAAAACACTTCCAGAGCCAACAGTTACAGCTGCAAAACCAACTAAAAACAATGAATTGACCATTATTGTAGCGGCGGCTGAAAACAATGTCATCGGGAAGGACAATGACTTGATCTGGCATTTAAGTGACGACTTAAAACGATTTAAAAACCTAACCAACGGACATCACATTATCATGGGAAGAAAAACCTTTGAAAGTTTCCCAAAACCGCTGCCAAACAGAACCCATATTGTCATTACCACCCAGCAGAACTATAAAGTTCCTAGCGGTGTAGTTTTGGTGCACTCATTGGAAGATGCCATTGACGCCTCTAAAAGTGATCCCCAGCCTTACATTATTGGTGGAGGCGAAATTTACAAACAAGCTATGGCCATTGCCGATAAAATTGAATTGACCAGAGTCCATGAAAGTTTTGAAGGCGACACCTATTTTCCTGAAATAGATCCTTTGCAATGGAAAGAAGTGGCTAATGAATTCCACCAAAAAGACGATAAACACGATTACTCATTTTCATTTTTAACTTACGAACGCGCGTAA
- a CDS encoding isoamylase early set domain-containing protein yields MAISKQYLKSKPICKVTFSLPAEEASKVTVVGTFNDWDTEAVALKKLKNGTFKGTLNLEKDHSYEFRYVVDGSYVNDDQADGYKWSDYASAENCILNL; encoded by the coding sequence ATGGCAATTTCAAAACAATACTTAAAGAGTAAACCAATTTGTAAAGTGACCTTTTCACTACCTGCAGAGGAAGCTAGTAAAGTTACAGTGGTAGGAACTTTTAATGATTGGGATACCGAAGCGGTCGCTCTTAAGAAGTTAAAAAATGGAACCTTTAAAGGAACTTTGAATTTAGAAAAGGATCACTCGTATGAATTTAGGTATGTAGTAGATGGTTCCTATGTAAATGATGACCAAGCCGATGGATATAAATGGAGTGATTATGCTTCGGCCGAGAATTGTATTTTAAACCTATAA
- a CDS encoding bifunctional nuclease family protein translates to MSLVRLNIKGISYSQTQNGAYALILNEVDGDRKLPIVIGAFEAQSIAIALEKEIRPPRPLTHDLFKNFADRFDIVVKQVIIHKLVDGVFYSSLICERDKIEEIIDARTSDAIALALRFQAPIFTYKNILDKAGIYLKVNPKNEDEGDSILVDDLVAEEVEAGIQESFKDKSLQELNALLEEAVNNEDYEKAAKIRDEISKR, encoded by the coding sequence ATGAGTTTAGTACGTCTTAACATAAAAGGAATTTCATATAGTCAAACACAAAATGGTGCCTACGCACTAATTTTGAACGAGGTTGATGGCGACCGAAAACTACCTATCGTTATAGGGGCTTTCGAAGCTCAATCCATCGCCATTGCCTTAGAAAAAGAAATCCGCCCCCCACGACCACTAACCCATGATTTATTTAAAAACTTTGCTGATCGTTTTGACATTGTAGTTAAACAGGTCATCATTCATAAATTAGTGGACGGCGTATTCTATTCGAGCTTGATTTGCGAACGCGATAAAATTGAAGAGATTATCGATGCCCGAACAAGTGATGCCATTGCCCTAGCCTTAAGGTTCCAAGCCCCTATTTTTACCTATAAAAACATTTTGGACAAAGCCGGGATTTATTTGAAAGTAAACCCCAAGAATGAAGATGAAGGAGACAGCATTCTTGTTGACGATTTGGTTGCTGAAGAAGTAGAAGCTGGCATTCAGGAAAGTTTCAAGGATAAATCTTTGCAAGAATTAAATGCACTCCTAGAAGAAGCTGTTAATAATGAAGATTATGAAAAGGCCGCGAAAATAAGAGACGAGATTTCCAAACGTTAG
- the fabD gene encoding ACP S-malonyltransferase, translating to MNAYIFPGQGAQFTGMGLDLYENSTLAQELFEKANQILGFSITDIMFEGSAEALKETKVTQPAIFLHSVILAKTLGDKFQPDMVAGHSLGEFSALVANGTLTFEDGLRLVSQRAMAMQKACELQPSTMAAVLGLEDQVVEEVCASIDGVVVAANYNCPGQLVISGEVEAINKACEVLKEKGARRALVLPVGGAFHSPLMEPAREELAAAIENTTFSQPKCPIYQNVTASAVTDPAEIKANLISQLTAPVRWTQSVQQMVADGATHFTEVGPGKVLQGLVKKINKDSETVSATLETNN from the coding sequence ATGAATGCATATATATTCCCAGGTCAAGGTGCCCAATTTACAGGAATGGGTCTAGACCTTTACGAAAACTCAACTTTAGCCCAAGAACTTTTTGAAAAAGCCAATCAAATTTTAGGTTTTTCAATTACCGATATCATGTTTGAAGGAAGTGCTGAAGCCTTGAAAGAAACTAAAGTAACACAACCTGCCATATTTTTACATTCCGTAATATTAGCCAAAACTTTGGGAGATAAATTTCAACCAGACATGGTTGCAGGACACTCTCTAGGTGAATTTTCTGCCTTGGTTGCCAACGGTACCCTAACGTTTGAAGACGGATTGCGTTTGGTGTCTCAACGTGCTATGGCTATGCAAAAAGCTTGCGAATTACAACCGAGCACCATGGCGGCTGTATTAGGACTTGAAGACCAAGTTGTGGAAGAAGTATGTGCGTCTATTGATGGCGTGGTAGTTGCTGCCAACTATAACTGCCCAGGACAATTGGTAATTTCCGGTGAAGTAGAAGCTATCAACAAAGCTTGTGAGGTACTGAAAGAAAAAGGAGCGCGTAGAGCATTGGTTTTACCTGTAGGAGGCGCATTCCACTCTCCTTTGATGGAGCCTGCTAGAGAAGAATTGGCTGCCGCTATAGAAAATACAACCTTCAGCCAACCAAAATGTCCTATTTACCAAAATGTAACGGCTAGTGCCGTAACCGATCCTGCAGAAATTAAGGCCAACTTGATTTCGCAATTAACTGCTCCAGTAAGATGGACACAATCTGTTCAGCAAATGGTTGCCGATGGTGCTACACATTTCACCGAAGTTGGCCCTGGAAAAGTATTGCAAGGTTTGGTAAAGAAAATTAATAAAGATTCTGAAACTGTTTCGGCAACCTTAGAAACCAATAACTAA
- a CDS encoding NupC/NupG family nucleoside CNT transporter, with protein sequence MKYSFLAFTAIFFAINTLLSQSIEKKWHFQTIENPSEKSPSSIIETDVLQLENGSFLYENSSQNAVLHSGNYVHQNNVLVFYYNQPKDTIRHFNIKELTDSTFVFSEKDVLYRLKQIPNTTQTPTLVAANTLIKSNGFSFGSFWRGALGMVSLLCIAFLFSSNKKAINWKTVGIGLAAQLLLAFGVLKVPFIQNMFEWVGGIFVSILDFTMAGTEFLFKSFITDKIEDSLITFAVSILPTIIFFSALTSVLFYLGIIQKVVKGLAWLLSKLLKVSGAESLSVAGNIFLGQTESPLMIKAYLEKMNRSEILLVMIGGMATVAGGVLAAYIRFLGGGDPVMELFYAKHLLAASVMAAPGAIVISKILYPQTEAFDAEIKVTHDDIGSNILDAIANGTSEGLKLAVNVGAMLLVFLAFIAMLNGILQWFGDITTLNTLVANHTIYNSLSLEFILGYILAPIMWLIGVAQEDVALMGQLLGVKLVASEFVGYIQLAELKDIGNVLHLKYEKSVIMATYMLCGFANFASIGIQIGGIGSLAPGQRKTLSEFGIKALIGGTIASLISATIAGMIIG encoded by the coding sequence ATGAAATATTCTTTCTTGGCTTTTACAGCTATTTTTTTTGCAATAAACACACTCCTGTCACAAAGCATTGAAAAAAAATGGCACTTTCAGACCATTGAAAATCCAAGCGAAAAATCACCTTCATCAATTATTGAAACAGATGTTCTCCAATTGGAAAACGGTTCGTTTTTGTATGAAAACTCATCTCAAAATGCAGTACTTCATTCGGGTAATTATGTACACCAAAACAATGTTTTAGTTTTTTACTATAACCAACCCAAAGACACCATTCGGCATTTTAATATAAAAGAACTTACAGACTCCACTTTTGTATTCTCCGAAAAAGATGTACTCTATCGTCTAAAACAAATACCTAACACCACTCAAACCCCGACTCTAGTTGCAGCAAACACACTTATTAAAAGTAATGGATTTTCATTTGGCAGCTTTTGGAGAGGCGCTCTAGGCATGGTTTCTTTACTATGTATTGCCTTTCTATTTAGCAGCAATAAAAAAGCCATTAATTGGAAAACCGTGGGCATTGGACTGGCTGCTCAGTTACTCCTAGCTTTTGGTGTATTAAAAGTACCTTTTATCCAAAATATGTTTGAATGGGTTGGCGGTATTTTTGTCTCAATTTTAGATTTCACCATGGCCGGGACAGAATTCCTGTTCAAATCCTTTATCACCGATAAAATTGAAGATTCCCTAATAACTTTTGCAGTCTCCATTTTGCCGACCATTATATTCTTTTCAGCATTGACCTCGGTGTTGTTTTATTTAGGAATTATTCAAAAAGTAGTAAAAGGATTAGCTTGGTTGCTATCTAAACTTTTGAAGGTTTCCGGCGCCGAAAGTTTAAGCGTGGCCGGAAATATATTCTTAGGACAAACCGAATCTCCTTTAATGATTAAAGCCTATTTAGAGAAAATGAACCGCTCCGAAATACTACTGGTGATGATAGGTGGTATGGCCACCGTTGCTGGAGGAGTTTTAGCTGCCTATATTCGCTTTTTAGGAGGAGGAGACCCTGTTATGGAATTGTTTTATGCCAAACATTTATTGGCAGCATCTGTGATGGCAGCTCCTGGAGCTATCGTGATTTCCAAAATTTTATACCCCCAAACCGAAGCTTTTGATGCCGAAATAAAAGTAACCCATGACGATATTGGCTCCAATATTTTGGATGCCATTGCCAACGGAACTTCAGAGGGATTAAAATTGGCTGTGAATGTTGGCGCTATGCTATTGGTGTTTTTGGCCTTCATAGCTATGCTTAACGGTATTTTGCAATGGTTTGGAGACATCACGACTTTAAATACTCTCGTAGCTAATCATACCATTTATAACAGCCTCTCTCTTGAATTTATCCTTGGCTATATTTTGGCTCCCATTATGTGGCTTATAGGTGTTGCCCAAGAAGATGTTGCCTTGATGGGACAGCTTTTAGGTGTCAAATTAGTGGCTAGTGAATTTGTTGGCTACATTCAATTGGCCGAATTAAAAGATATTGGAAATGTCCTTCACCTGAAATATGAAAAGTCCGTAATCATGGCTACTTACATGCTTTGTGGCTTTGCCAACTTTGCCTCTATTGGAATTCAAATTGGAGGGATTGGCTCCTTGGCGCCTGGCCAACGAAAAACCTTATCTGAATTTGGTATAAAAGCCCTAATTGGAGGAACAATTGCCTCCTTGATTTCTGCAACAATTGCAGGAATGATTATTGGTTAA
- a CDS encoding SusD/RagB family nutrient-binding outer membrane lipoprotein codes for MRNLFKIKYLKISALGLLFICMYNCSDYLDINTDPNNPTTAPLDQLLTNVEGSFNQITEFELFIAEELSCYVHQIVYREEQDQYGTKQDNADVQNSWDVAYSVFTESNIIIEQGTADNEMVMVGMAQIIKAYTAVIIVDVWGDAPFTEAALLESGVVSPVFDDQEFIYQSALDMIDEGLANINSGVGQNPGSQDLFYGGNVAQWNRFVNTLKLKLYNEIRLSSMFNAGDLSALVAEDNFMQSLTDDFQYPYTSTQSPADERNPLYRDSYLTGQTSQYASPWFYEILKGWNPNIHTGVPDPRLPYYFFNQLVPDQLPPDVGDPTTGNPFADYWDRNTGFHSIRFGSVSANRDFTSRNSSTYPGIYVCGGKYDDGQGGSANASAGTGAAPHRILTYHESLFIQAELMQVGLIPGNARSKLEEAIVAAFSKVDNVVANSETTQDVPVLSGSAAVTEFVEGILQEYDGASAEKQMEIIMTQKWVSTFGDPFDQYNDYRRTGYPVLADPNGPSPEYQLDNEDDWPLVDSETTLTRSYQISLFWPQAELNVNQNAPSQKDATTYAIFWDN; via the coding sequence ATGAGAAATCTATTCAAAATAAAATACCTTAAAATTTCAGCTCTTGGGCTTCTTTTCATCTGTATGTATAATTGTAGTGACTACTTGGATATCAATACAGATCCTAATAACCCAACCACAGCGCCCTTGGATCAGTTACTCACGAATGTTGAGGGGAGTTTTAATCAGATAACCGAATTTGAGCTGTTTATAGCTGAAGAGTTATCCTGTTATGTGCACCAAATTGTGTATAGAGAGGAACAGGATCAATACGGAACCAAACAGGACAATGCAGATGTGCAGAATTCATGGGATGTGGCTTATTCGGTATTTACTGAGTCCAATATTATTATAGAACAGGGAACCGCAGACAATGAGATGGTTATGGTTGGGATGGCTCAAATCATCAAGGCCTATACAGCTGTGATAATTGTGGATGTTTGGGGAGATGCGCCCTTTACAGAAGCGGCACTTTTGGAAAGTGGCGTGGTAAGTCCCGTGTTCGATGATCAAGAGTTTATTTATCAATCAGCTTTGGATATGATTGATGAAGGTTTGGCTAACATCAACAGTGGTGTAGGGCAAAATCCGGGTAGTCAGGATTTGTTTTATGGAGGGAATGTGGCGCAATGGAACCGTTTTGTAAATACTTTGAAGTTAAAATTATATAACGAAATCCGTTTGTCTTCCATGTTTAATGCCGGAGATTTGAGTGCTTTGGTTGCCGAAGATAATTTTATGCAGAGCCTAACGGATGATTTTCAATATCCTTACACATCCACGCAATCACCTGCCGATGAACGAAACCCGTTATATAGAGATTCATACCTGACGGGGCAAACCTCCCAGTATGCTAGTCCTTGGTTTTATGAAATTTTAAAAGGATGGAATCCTAATATTCATACAGGAGTTCCAGATCCTAGATTACCCTATTATTTCTTTAATCAATTGGTGCCAGATCAATTGCCACCGGATGTAGGTGACCCTACGACGGGCAATCCATTTGCAGATTATTGGGACAGAAATACAGGCTTCCATTCCATTAGGTTTGGTAGTGTAAGTGCCAATAGGGATTTCACTTCAAGAAATTCATCAACTTATCCCGGGATTTATGTCTGCGGAGGAAAATATGATGATGGGCAGGGAGGAAGTGCTAATGCCAGTGCGGGAACGGGGGCTGCTCCCCATAGAATTTTGACCTATCATGAATCGCTGTTTATTCAAGCTGAACTGATGCAGGTTGGATTGATTCCTGGGAATGCCAGAAGTAAATTAGAAGAAGCCATTGTGGCGGCGTTCAGTAAGGTGGATAATGTGGTAGCTAATTCTGAAACTACTCAGGATGTGCCTGTTCTTTCGGGGTCAGCTGCTGTTACGGAGTTTGTAGAAGGAATTTTGCAGGAGTATGATGGAGCTTCCGCAGAAAAACAGATGGAGATTATCATGACCCAAAAATGGGTGTCGACCTTTGGAGATCCTTTCGATCAATATAACGACTACCGAAGAACGGGCTATCCTGTATTGGCAGATCCTAATGGGCCTTCACCAGAATATCAATTGGACAATGAAGATGATTGGCCCTTGGTAGACAGTGAAACCACGTTGACAAGATCGTATCAAATTTCACTGTTCTGGCCTCAGGCAGAATTGAATGTCAATCAAAATGCGCCTAGTCAAAAGGACGCCACAACCTATGCTATTTTTTGGGATAACTAA
- the lspA gene encoding signal peptidase II, protein MKISRSLGIVLLIAANIAVDQISKVIIRQSVDPREQISLIGDVFVMMNVENTGAFLGMGSDLNPTLKLIFLLLLPVLVLGYLIYYIFKTKTLDRFSLVALCCIAGGGIANVYDRIVYGSVTDFLHLDFGGMFKTGIFNIADVSVSTGMIMLLVANFFNKKKA, encoded by the coding sequence ATGAAAATTTCAAGAAGTTTAGGAATTGTTCTGCTCATTGCGGCCAATATTGCCGTGGACCAAATTTCAAAAGTTATCATCAGGCAAAGTGTCGATCCTAGAGAACAAATCTCTTTGATTGGAGATGTTTTTGTAATGATGAATGTTGAAAACACAGGTGCATTTTTAGGTATGGGAAGCGATTTAAACCCAACTTTGAAGCTCATATTCTTATTGCTATTACCTGTGTTGGTATTAGGATATCTAATCTATTACATTTTTAAAACAAAAACACTGGACCGTTTTAGCCTTGTGGCACTGTGCTGCATTGCTGGTGGCGGAATAGCAAACGTATACGACCGTATTGTTTACGGCTCTGTAACCGACTTTTTGCATCTTGATTTTGGAGGCATGTTCAAAACTGGTATTTTTAATATTGCAGATGTTTCGGTTTCTACAGGAATGATCATGCTGCTAGTGGCCAATTTTTTTAACAAGAAAAAAGCATAA
- a CDS encoding aryl-sulfate sulfotransferase, whose product MLTNSYHILRIYSIKIILILCSLCWQSYAQNTVGVITNTAEAYNGYTLFTNHTTTYLINNCGEVINQWECEYIDGKSVYLLEDGSILRCGFVENSNFSLPGIGGVIQKIDWDGTVLWEYTYSSEDYSQHHDVYPLPNGNVLILAVTKKTDSEAFQAGRDPLLLEENSLYNEQIIEVAPVGFDSGEIVWEWSAWDHLIQDFDSSKDNFGVVSEHPELLDINYLGVSIRASNWLHVNSIQYNETLDQIILSSRQLNEVYIIDHSTTTLEAAGHTGGLYGKGGDFLYRWGNPIAYGHGEEEDQQLFGQHTPHWIPEGLVDEGKILIYNNGNGRPELFSSVDIIEPFVDEFNNYIYEEGQAYGPEVAEWQYTDTPLTDLFSRIMSSAQRLPNGNTLICDSDSGYFFEIDADENKVWEYINPQKTSGSILSQGDVPESNLTFRATKYSPDYGAFEGKDLTPGLPIELNPNLENCSILNIEEEILDEVKLYPNPVKTSLYVETKDKLDEITIYDYTGKLIFKGYEKVLDFSGYSSGMYTISVKINGHILHQKVIKI is encoded by the coding sequence ATGTTGACAAATAGTTATCATATTTTAAGAATTTATTCTATCAAAATTATTTTGATACTGTGCTCGTTATGTTGGCAGTCCTATGCACAAAATACGGTTGGCGTAATTACAAATACTGCCGAAGCCTATAATGGATATACCTTGTTTACCAATCATACCACGACTTATTTAATCAATAATTGTGGCGAGGTGATTAACCAATGGGAATGTGAGTATATCGACGGGAAGTCGGTGTATTTGTTGGAGGATGGCAGTATATTAAGGTGTGGGTTTGTGGAGAATTCCAATTTTTCATTACCTGGTATTGGTGGTGTCATTCAAAAAATAGATTGGGACGGTACTGTACTTTGGGAGTATACATATTCCTCTGAAGACTATTCTCAGCATCACGATGTATATCCGCTTCCAAATGGAAATGTTCTTATTTTGGCAGTCACCAAGAAAACAGATTCAGAAGCCTTTCAGGCAGGGAGAGACCCATTGCTTTTGGAAGAGAACTCTTTGTATAACGAACAAATTATAGAAGTAGCTCCTGTTGGATTTGATTCTGGAGAGATTGTTTGGGAGTGGAGCGCTTGGGATCATTTAATTCAGGATTTTGATAGTTCTAAGGATAATTTTGGGGTAGTGTCTGAGCATCCTGAGCTTTTGGATATTAATTATTTGGGAGTGTCAATAAGAGCTTCCAATTGGTTGCATGTAAATTCAATTCAGTATAATGAAACTTTAGATCAAATCATTTTGAGTTCTCGGCAGTTGAATGAAGTTTACATTATAGATCATTCAACAACTACTCTTGAAGCAGCGGGACATACAGGAGGACTTTATGGTAAAGGTGGCGACTTTTTGTATCGGTGGGGAAATCCAATAGCTTATGGTCATGGAGAAGAGGAAGATCAGCAGCTTTTTGGACAACATACGCCTCACTGGATCCCTGAAGGTTTGGTAGATGAAGGGAAGATTTTAATTTATAATAATGGTAACGGTAGGCCGGAGCTGTTTTCCAGCGTCGATATTATTGAGCCTTTCGTGGATGAATTCAATAATTATATTTATGAAGAAGGGCAAGCTTATGGACCAGAAGTGGCGGAGTGGCAATATACCGATACACCCTTGACCGATTTGTTTTCAAGGATCATGTCTAGTGCGCAACGGTTGCCAAACGGTAATACTTTAATTTGCGATTCGGATTCTGGGTATTTTTTTGAAATCGATGCTGACGAGAATAAGGTTTGGGAGTATATCAACCCCCAAAAAACATCAGGGAGTATTTTAAGTCAAGGGGATGTACCCGAAAGTAATTTGACATTTCGGGCTACCAAATATTCCCCCGACTATGGTGCTTTTGAAGGAAAGGATCTTACCCCTGGGCTGCCTATCGAGCTGAATCCTAATTTGGAAAATTGCAGTATTCTAAATATCGAAGAAGAAATTCTAGATGAGGTCAAGTTGTATCCCAATCCTGTCAAAACGTCTCTTTATGTAGAAACAAAAGACAAACTCGATGAAATAACTATATATGATTATACAGGGAAATTAATCTTTAAGGGATATGAAAAGGTATTGGATTTTAGCGGTTATAGTAGCGGGATGTATACAATCTCAGTAAAGATAAATGGGCACATTTTACATCAAAAAGTGATTAAGATTTAG